From Cyclopterus lumpus isolate fCycLum1 chromosome 4, fCycLum1.pri, whole genome shotgun sequence, a single genomic window includes:
- the slc1a6 gene encoding excitatory amino acid transporter 4 isoform X3 yields MNEKPPTSASLFLNEDAERPPIPERGDLRRRLHRAMERKASSLKERMSSVSRESVKGFLKRNLFVLFTVAAVALGVILGFALRPHNLSLREVKYFAFPGELLMRMLQMLVLPLIVSSLVTGISSLDSKASGKMGMRAVVYYMVTTLIAVFIGIVTVIIIRPGKGSRDSPVANSGNIEPVQATDAFLDLIRNMFPPNLVEACFKQYKTVYKRTVHTRNVTVTLNLTDSLNVTESDLSVNLSRVLHTIQETLEETVPVSGSSNGVNALGLVVFSMCFGLVIGSMKQQGQALRDFFNSLNEAIMRLVSIIIWYAPVGILFLIAGKIVEMKNLAEVGGQLGMYTVSVIVGLLIHGLFVLPLLYFLVTRKNPYSFIGGLLQALITALGTSSSSATLPITFRCLEENNRVDKRVTRFILPVGATINMDGTALYEAVAAIFIAQVNDMDLNFGQILTISITATAASIGAAGIPQAGLVTMVIVLTSVGLPTEDITLIIAVDWFLDRLRTTTNVLGDSLGAGIVEHLSRGELQSQDAEVRNSVIEENEKPYQLICQENDSLNHRNSETTM; encoded by the exons ATGAATGAGAAGCCCCCCACCAGTGCCAGTCTTTTCCTAAACGAGGACGCGGAAAGACCCCCAATTCCAGAGAGAGGAGACTTGAGGAGACGCCTCCACAGGGCCATGGAGAGGAAAGCCAGCAGCTTGAAGGAGAGGATGAGCTCTGTCAGTCGGGAAAGCGTCAAAGGTTTCCTCAAGAGGAACTTGTTTGTTCTTTTCACTGTTGCCGCCGTGGCTCTGG GTGTAATCCTGGGCTTTGCTCTTCGCCCCCACAACCTGTCCCTGAGAGAGGTCAAGTACTTTGCCTTTCCAGGGGAGCTTCTGATGAGAATGCTGCAGATGCTGGTGTTGCCTCTCATCGTCTCCAGTCTGGTCACAG GCATTTCCTCCCTGGACAGCAAAGCGTCAGGTAAGATGGGTATGCGTGCAGTGGTCTACTACATGGTGACAACCCTGATTGCCGTTTTCATCGGCATCGTTACCGTGATAATCATCCGGCCGGGGAAAGGCAGCAGGGACAGTCCTGTAGCCAACAGTGGGAACATAGAACCAGTTCAAGCTACTGACGCGTTCCTGGATCTCATCAG gAACATGTTTCCTCCCAATCTGGTCGAGGCTTGTTTCAAGCAG TATAAAACTGTGTACAAGAGGACTGTGCACACAAGGAACGTGACAGTGACCCTGAACCTCACTGATTCTCTCAACGTGACAGAGTCTGACCTGAGTGTGAACCTCAGCAGGGTGCTGCACACCATACAG gAGACATTGGAGGAGACTGTCCCTGTGTCCGGGTCCTCTAATGGCGTGAACGCTCTGGGTTTGGTGGTTTTCTCCATGTGCTTCGGTCTGGTCATTGGCAGCATGAAGCAGCAGGGCCAGGCCCTCAGGGACTTCTTTAACAGTCTCAATGAAGCAATCATGAGGCTGGTGTCCATCATCATCTG GTATGCTCCAGTCGGCATCCTGTTCCTGATTGCAGGGAAGATTGTGGAGATGAAGAATCTGGCGGAGGTGGGCGGTCAGCTGGGGATGTACACCGTGTCGGTCATTGTGGGTCTCCTAATCCACGGCCTCTTTGTCCTGCCACTGCTCTACTTCCTGGTGACCAGGAAGAATCCCTACAGCTTTATCGGTGGTCTTCTGCAGGCGCTCATCACTGCTCTGGGAACCTCATCTAG CTCTGCTACCCTGCCCATCACTTTCCGCTGTCTGGAGGAGAACAATCGTGTGGATAAACGAGTGACACGTTTCATCCTCCCTGTGGGTGCAACCATCAACATGGATGGCACCGCCCTCTACGAGGCTGTGGCAGCCATCTTTATTGCCCAAGTCAATGACATGGATCTAAACTTTGGTCAGATTCTGACCATCAG TATCACAGCAACTGCTGCCAGCATCGGAGCAGCAGGCATCCCTCAGGCTGGCctggttaccatggtgatcGTATTGACATCGGTGGGACTGCCCACGGAGGACATAACACTGATCATCGCTGTGGATTGGTTCTT GGACCGCTTACGGACCACCACCAACGTGCTGGGTGACTCCCTCGGGGCGGGAATCGTGGAGCATCTTTCCCGTGGAGAGCTGCAGAGTCAGGATGCTGAGGTGCGCAACTCTGTCATCGAGGAGAATGAGAAGCCCTACCAGCTTATCTGTCAGGAGAATGATTCACTCAACCACCGCAACAGCGAGACCACAATGTGA
- the slc1a6 gene encoding excitatory amino acid transporter 4 isoform X1, giving the protein MSSVSRESVKGFLKRNLFVLFTVAAVALGVILGFALRPHNLSLREVKYFAFPGELLMRMLQMLVLPLIVSSLVTGISSLDSKASGKMGMRAVVYYMVTTLIAVFIGIVTVIIIRPGKGSRDSPVANSGNIEPVQATDAFLDLIRNMFPPNLVEACFKQYKTVYKRTVHTRNVTVTLNLTDSLNVTESDLSETLEETVPVSGSSNGVNALGLVVFSMCFGLVIGSMKQQGQALRDFFNSLNEAIMRLVSIIIWYAPVGILFLIAGKIVEMKNLAEVGGQLGMYTVSVIVGLLIHGLFVLPLLYFLVTRKNPYSFIGGLLQALITALGTSSSSATLPITFRCLEENNRVDKRVTRFILPVGATINMDGTALYEAVAAIFIAQVNDMDLNFGQILTISITATAASIGAAGIPQAGLVTMVIVLTSVGLPTEDITLIIAVDWFLDRLRTTTNVLGDSLGAGIVEHLSRGELQSQDAEVRNSVIEENEKPYQLICQENDSLNHRNSETTM; this is encoded by the exons ATGAGCTCTGTCAGTCGGGAAAGCGTCAAAGGTTTCCTCAAGAGGAACTTGTTTGTTCTTTTCACTGTTGCCGCCGTGGCTCTGG GTGTAATCCTGGGCTTTGCTCTTCGCCCCCACAACCTGTCCCTGAGAGAGGTCAAGTACTTTGCCTTTCCAGGGGAGCTTCTGATGAGAATGCTGCAGATGCTGGTGTTGCCTCTCATCGTCTCCAGTCTGGTCACAG GCATTTCCTCCCTGGACAGCAAAGCGTCAGGTAAGATGGGTATGCGTGCAGTGGTCTACTACATGGTGACAACCCTGATTGCCGTTTTCATCGGCATCGTTACCGTGATAATCATCCGGCCGGGGAAAGGCAGCAGGGACAGTCCTGTAGCCAACAGTGGGAACATAGAACCAGTTCAAGCTACTGACGCGTTCCTGGATCTCATCAG gAACATGTTTCCTCCCAATCTGGTCGAGGCTTGTTTCAAGCAG TATAAAACTGTGTACAAGAGGACTGTGCACACAAGGAACGTGACAGTGACCCTGAACCTCACTGATTCTCTCAACGTGACAGAGTCTGACCTGAGT gAGACATTGGAGGAGACTGTCCCTGTGTCCGGGTCCTCTAATGGCGTGAACGCTCTGGGTTTGGTGGTTTTCTCCATGTGCTTCGGTCTGGTCATTGGCAGCATGAAGCAGCAGGGCCAGGCCCTCAGGGACTTCTTTAACAGTCTCAATGAAGCAATCATGAGGCTGGTGTCCATCATCATCTG GTATGCTCCAGTCGGCATCCTGTTCCTGATTGCAGGGAAGATTGTGGAGATGAAGAATCTGGCGGAGGTGGGCGGTCAGCTGGGGATGTACACCGTGTCGGTCATTGTGGGTCTCCTAATCCACGGCCTCTTTGTCCTGCCACTGCTCTACTTCCTGGTGACCAGGAAGAATCCCTACAGCTTTATCGGTGGTCTTCTGCAGGCGCTCATCACTGCTCTGGGAACCTCATCTAG CTCTGCTACCCTGCCCATCACTTTCCGCTGTCTGGAGGAGAACAATCGTGTGGATAAACGAGTGACACGTTTCATCCTCCCTGTGGGTGCAACCATCAACATGGATGGCACCGCCCTCTACGAGGCTGTGGCAGCCATCTTTATTGCCCAAGTCAATGACATGGATCTAAACTTTGGTCAGATTCTGACCATCAG TATCACAGCAACTGCTGCCAGCATCGGAGCAGCAGGCATCCCTCAGGCTGGCctggttaccatggtgatcGTATTGACATCGGTGGGACTGCCCACGGAGGACATAACACTGATCATCGCTGTGGATTGGTTCTT GGACCGCTTACGGACCACCACCAACGTGCTGGGTGACTCCCTCGGGGCGGGAATCGTGGAGCATCTTTCCCGTGGAGAGCTGCAGAGTCAGGATGCTGAGGTGCGCAACTCTGTCATCGAGGAGAATGAGAAGCCCTACCAGCTTATCTGTCAGGAGAATGATTCACTCAACCACCGCAACAGCGAGACCACAATGTGA
- the tax1bp3 gene encoding tax1-binding protein 3 produces MSFIPGQPLTAVVQRIQIEKLRHGNNLILGFSIGGGIDQDPGQNPFSDDKTDKGIYVTRITERGPADTAGLRMGDKIMQVNGWDMTMVTHDQARKRLTKKNEDVVRLLVTRRSLEEAVKQSMCSYPRQ; encoded by the exons ATGTCTTTCATCCCGGGACAGCCGCTGACTGCGGTTGTG CAACGAATTCAGATCGAGAAGTTGCGACATGGAAATAATCTGATCCTGGGCTTCAGCATCGGAGGAGGGATAGACCAGGACCCTGGACAGAACCCCTTCTCTGATGACAAGACTGACAAA GGCATCTATGTGACCAGGATAACAGAGAGAGGACCAGCAGACACGGCGGGCTTGAGGATGGGAGACAAAATAATGCAG GTGAACGGCTGGGATATGACCATGGTGACCCATGATCAGGCTCGTAAAAGACTAACGAAGAAGAACGAGGACGTGGTGCGGCTATTGGTGACCCGGAGGTCGTTGGAGGAAGCTGTCAAACAATCTATGTGCAGTTACCCCAGACAGTAA
- the slc1a6 gene encoding excitatory amino acid transporter 4 isoform X2 — MSSVSRESVKGFLKRNLFVLFTVAAVALGVILGFALRPHNLSLREVKYFAFPGELLMRMLQMLVLPLIVSSLVTGISSLDSKASGKMGMRAVVYYMVTTLIAVFIGIVTVIIIRPGKGSRDSPVANSGNIEPVQATDAFLDLIRNMFPPNLVEACFKQYKTVYKRTVHTRNVTVTLNLTDSLNTVPVSGSSNGVNALGLVVFSMCFGLVIGSMKQQGQALRDFFNSLNEAIMRLVSIIIWYAPVGILFLIAGKIVEMKNLAEVGGQLGMYTVSVIVGLLIHGLFVLPLLYFLVTRKNPYSFIGGLLQALITALGTSSSSATLPITFRCLEENNRVDKRVTRFILPVGATINMDGTALYEAVAAIFIAQVNDMDLNFGQILTISITATAASIGAAGIPQAGLVTMVIVLTSVGLPTEDITLIIAVDWFLDRLRTTTNVLGDSLGAGIVEHLSRGELQSQDAEVRNSVIEENEKPYQLICQENDSLNHRNSETTM; from the exons ATGAGCTCTGTCAGTCGGGAAAGCGTCAAAGGTTTCCTCAAGAGGAACTTGTTTGTTCTTTTCACTGTTGCCGCCGTGGCTCTGG GTGTAATCCTGGGCTTTGCTCTTCGCCCCCACAACCTGTCCCTGAGAGAGGTCAAGTACTTTGCCTTTCCAGGGGAGCTTCTGATGAGAATGCTGCAGATGCTGGTGTTGCCTCTCATCGTCTCCAGTCTGGTCACAG GCATTTCCTCCCTGGACAGCAAAGCGTCAGGTAAGATGGGTATGCGTGCAGTGGTCTACTACATGGTGACAACCCTGATTGCCGTTTTCATCGGCATCGTTACCGTGATAATCATCCGGCCGGGGAAAGGCAGCAGGGACAGTCCTGTAGCCAACAGTGGGAACATAGAACCAGTTCAAGCTACTGACGCGTTCCTGGATCTCATCAG gAACATGTTTCCTCCCAATCTGGTCGAGGCTTGTTTCAAGCAG TATAAAACTGTGTACAAGAGGACTGTGCACACAAGGAACGTGACAGTGACCCTGAACCTCACTGATTCTCTCAAC ACTGTCCCTGTGTCCGGGTCCTCTAATGGCGTGAACGCTCTGGGTTTGGTGGTTTTCTCCATGTGCTTCGGTCTGGTCATTGGCAGCATGAAGCAGCAGGGCCAGGCCCTCAGGGACTTCTTTAACAGTCTCAATGAAGCAATCATGAGGCTGGTGTCCATCATCATCTG GTATGCTCCAGTCGGCATCCTGTTCCTGATTGCAGGGAAGATTGTGGAGATGAAGAATCTGGCGGAGGTGGGCGGTCAGCTGGGGATGTACACCGTGTCGGTCATTGTGGGTCTCCTAATCCACGGCCTCTTTGTCCTGCCACTGCTCTACTTCCTGGTGACCAGGAAGAATCCCTACAGCTTTATCGGTGGTCTTCTGCAGGCGCTCATCACTGCTCTGGGAACCTCATCTAG CTCTGCTACCCTGCCCATCACTTTCCGCTGTCTGGAGGAGAACAATCGTGTGGATAAACGAGTGACACGTTTCATCCTCCCTGTGGGTGCAACCATCAACATGGATGGCACCGCCCTCTACGAGGCTGTGGCAGCCATCTTTATTGCCCAAGTCAATGACATGGATCTAAACTTTGGTCAGATTCTGACCATCAG TATCACAGCAACTGCTGCCAGCATCGGAGCAGCAGGCATCCCTCAGGCTGGCctggttaccatggtgatcGTATTGACATCGGTGGGACTGCCCACGGAGGACATAACACTGATCATCGCTGTGGATTGGTTCTT GGACCGCTTACGGACCACCACCAACGTGCTGGGTGACTCCCTCGGGGCGGGAATCGTGGAGCATCTTTCCCGTGGAGAGCTGCAGAGTCAGGATGCTGAGGTGCGCAACTCTGTCATCGAGGAGAATGAGAAGCCCTACCAGCTTATCTGTCAGGAGAATGATTCACTCAACCACCGCAACAGCGAGACCACAATGTGA